In a single window of the Debaryomyces hansenii CBS767 chromosome A complete sequence genome:
- a CDS encoding DEHA2A05786p (similar to uniprot|P38340 Saccharomyces cerevisiae YBR261C Putative S-adenosylmethionine-dependent methyltransferase of the seven beta-strand family), with protein sequence MPVKSIQVNGEYIMDEGLAADSQINYNDAIDYWTGVPASVDGVLGGFGEQTAVPKADIVGSSTFLRKLQTRMTCPDGVEKLTIDMGAGIGRITRDLLWKVSDKCDLLEPVKPFVAQMNNELVGVKNRGKLGDIYDIGMQEWECDANKVGKYWLVWCQWCVGQLPDEELVKFWERCRTALIGNGIGTLIVKENIAPDDDIFDETDSSVTRSDAKFRELFIKAGFKLIASDIQKGLPKELYPVRMYCLKPNN encoded by the coding sequence ATGCCAGTTAAGTCTATTCAGGTTAACGGAGAATACATCATGGACGAAGGTCTTGCTGCAGATTcacaaataaattataatgatGCTATCGACTATTGGACAGGGGTACCAGCATCGGTTGACGGAGTGTTAGGTGGGTTTGGAGAACAAACAGCTGTTCCTAAGGCAGATATCGTTGGGTCGTCCACGTTTTTGAGAAAGTTACAAACTAGAATGACTTGTCCTGATGGGGTAGAAAAGCTCACTATTGACATGGGTGCTGGTATAGGTAGAATAACTAGAGACTTATTATGGAAAGTGAGTGATAAATGTGATTTATTAGAGCCAGTCAAGCCATTTGTTGCTCAGATGAACAACGAGTTAGTAGGTGTTAAAAATAGAGGGAAGTTAGGAGATATTTACGACATCGGTATGCAAGAGTGGGAGTGTGACGCAAATAAAGTGGGAAAATATTGGTTAGTCTGGTGTCAATGGTGTGTTGGTCAATTGccagatgaagaattagttAAATTCTGGGAAAGATGTAGAACTGCATTAATTGGCAATGGTATTGGTACTTTGATTGTTAAGGAAAATATTGCTCcagatgatgatattttcgATGAGACCGATTCTTCAGTAACAAGAAGTGATGCAAAATTTagagaattattcattaagGCTGGGTTTAAGTTAATTGCTAGTGATATCCAAAAGGGATTAccaaaagaattatatcCAGTCAGAATGTACTGTTTAAAGCCAAATAATTAA
- a CDS encoding DEHA2A05852p (weakly similar to uniprot|P53148 Saccharomyces cerevisiae YGL093w SPC105 spindle pole body protein) has protein sequence MNKENMGERPSRSILKNDATLPLLPSTNRLNRRVSFHPEVTLHKINFVPVQVDKRRETIAIIPSSRDNSDSGNSSIESKDDSNSTTSDDNPIGTAHENADENLGTNGELDNGHNVDRDSDDDLANFEGNADEGEEETMELTGQFVPNPSAATNNTRDEEVDQGDATDTANNADQIETFTKLKHTGVSVDSAANDIDSPPYYQDEDEGDMELTSNIGLNHQNIVRLAENDVDAEKVNAEQPEQDIENHDIPSQAPEMNRDQASATDTGEYLHEDSMDILTYANGHKSLEYNVEVNNGEDQQTQQQNGNELEETMDITKFYSEINAQSSTSYMENDHFNQEMTMDITKIYHQESRLELINEVPDAEPIMQYNEGSKIPENESIMEFTQEIGKINISGEGADSRLGHIHLQENENETNSNNENDEQHQEDNGTNTEQPLEPDSKELMSDNIIDEIHTGNEDDDFETDKDEAYKESENLENEAENEGGNEGNEINELHSDNANEQSEQEQDTNISSRYVTNTSVDETIQNTAKDTQDSLYMDLTQLEQDAEPQELAAADTNHEIDQPSQKMQLTQEYGEIKQIQLKRTIDDAEPIPHKYPKIDNHGGINKTITTTIPLADISTESIDDDDELDQNYTPVSLNDFLKDISIRFYDDLEIGIKSVDRISISLPKINNEESYKFDEFVTAMNKMPLLELYDFSCKELTKNIKDGTVLFDQFNQFTMENNPRLFKQYYSSSPNEKLSMKSEFQLIKDYTRLQAKEVWYGWRTQLIKNLIIQLDEKHYTLVQARSLLLENLTLLNGIHEQLKDKFDNLSNQLNQLLQIESNCNDLDSSDLFSLRNELSVTCKQFKENQQNQTIQNKELNKLNSVISDNKALINAFTDEINDVEKSLNRNKKYELSEIELLKLKFNFLQSFTNLNYKYMEGTKLIFNFIGVEVAMEFKDIYDLSNISYSVDQNSSSPFNNSFITTNIAPKLFNVISGSTIIESFQTFKKHWSVLKSIDEDIYAISWKLPIVFIESQDNLINFKIRYYCGKHNFKVELFVSIDLSNLLDYPNNFQIRGQLIKSDTKISQQIILTNLFNDCVHTALVNRDNQILIDGL, from the coding sequence ATGAATAAGGAAAATATGGGAGAAAGACCGTCTAGAAGtatcttgaagaatgaTGCAACGCTACCATTGTTGCCATCCACTAACCGCTTAAATAGAAGAGTCTCATTTCATCCAGAAGTGACGCTCCAcaagataaattttgttcCAGTACAAGTAGataaaagaagagaaaCTATAGCAATTATACCGCTGCTGAGAGATAATAGTGATTCTGGAAATTCATCTATTGAATCGAAGGATGATAGCAACAGCACGACTTCTGATGATAATCCAATTGGCACTGCTCATGAAAATGCGGATGAGAACCTAGGAACCAATGGTGAGCTCGATAATGGTCATAACGTAGATCGAGATTCAGACGATGATTTAGCAAATTTCGAGGGCAATGCTGATGAGGGTGAAGAAGAGACTATGGAATTAACAGGACAATTTGTTCCTAATCCTCTGGCTGCAACAAATAACACGCGTGATGAAGAGGTGGACCAAGGTGATGCTACCGATACAGCCAATAATGCTGATCAAATAGAGACATTTACCAAATTGAAACATACTGGTGTCAGTGTTGACTCTGCGGCCAATGATATCGACTCGCCTCCATATTACCaggatgaagacgaagGTGATATGGAATTAACCAGCAACATTGGCCTTAATCACCAAAATATTGTCAGATTAGCTGAAAATGATGTAGATGCTGAAAAGGTGAATGCTGAACAACCTGAACaggatattgaaaatcaTGACATTCCAAGCCAAGCGCCTGAAATGAATCGTGATCAGGCATCGGCTACGGATACCGGCGAATATTTACATGAAGATTCTATGGATATTTTGACATATGCTAATGGTCATAAAAGTTTAGAATATAATGTAGAGGTGAATAATGGCGAAGATCAACAAACTCAGCAACAAAACGGGaatgaattggaagaaaCTATGGACATAACCAAATTCTATTCGGAGATCAATGCCCAAAGTAGCACCAGTTATATGGAGAACGATCATTTCAATCAGGAAATGACCATGGATATAACTAAAATATATCACCAAGAAAGTAGACTTGAATTGATAAATGAGGTACCTGATGCTGAACCAATAATGCAATACAATGAAGGTCTGAAAATCCcagaaaatgaatcaattatGGAATTTACTCAAGAGATAGgaaagataaatatatccGGTGAAGGTGCTGATAGTCGATTAGGACATATTCATCTccaagaaaatgaaaatgaaaccaattcaaataatgaaaatgatgaacaACATCAGGAAGATAATGGAACGAACACTGAACAACCATTGGAACCGGATTCGAAAGAACTTATGTCGGATAATATTATCGATGAGATACATACtggtaatgaagatgatgatttcgAAACTGATAAAGATGAAGCATATAAAGAAAGCGAAAACTTAGAAAACGAAGCTGAAAACGAAGGTGGAAACGAAggtaatgaaattaatgaacTTCATTCAGATAATGCTAATGAACAATCTGAGCAAGAGCAAgatacaaatatttctagtCGGTACGTTACGAATACGAGTGTGGATGAAACGATTCAAAATACTGCAAAAGATACTCAGGATTCCTTATATATGGATTTAACTCAATTAGAACAAGATGCTGAACCACAGGAACTAGCTGCTGCTGATACAAATCATGAAATAGATCAACCCTCTCAAAAAATGCAATTGACCCAGGAATATGGTGAAATCAAGCAAATACAACTCAAGAGAACGATCGATGATGCTGAGCCAATACCACACAAGTATCCTAAGATTGATAATCATGGTGGTATCAATAAGACAATCACTACCACTATCCCATTGGCTGATATAAGCACCGAATCCattgacgatgatgatgaactAGACCAAAATTATACACCAGTTTCCTTAaatgatttcttgaaaGATATCAGTATTAGATTCtatgatgatttagaaattGGTATCAAATCTGTCGATAGAATAAGCATATCATTGcccaaaattaataatgaagaaagttACAAATTTGATGAGTTTGTTACTGCTATGAATAAAATGCCATTATTGGAACTATATGATTTCAGTTGCAAGGAACTTACaaaaaatatcaaagacGGAACTGTGCtatttgatcaattcaatcaattcaCTATGGAAAACAATCCCAGATTATTCAAACAGTATTATCTGAGTAGCccaaatgaaaaattaagcATGAAGTCGGAAtttcaattaatcaaaGATTACACGAGGCTCCAAGCTAAGGAGGTTTGGTACGGGTGGAGAACCCAGttgatcaagaatttgattattcaaTTAGATGAGAAGCATTACACTCTCGTTCAAGCTAGGCTGCTTCTATTGGAAAACTTGACACTTCTTAACGGAATTCACGAACAATTGAAAGACAAATTTgacaatttatcaaatcaattgaacCAATTGTTGCAAATCGAAAGTAACTGCAATGATTTGGATTCCAGTGATTTATTCTCCTTAAGGAATGAATTGTCAGTAACATGTAAACAATTTAAGGAAAaccaacaaaatcaaaccaTACagaataaagaattaaataaacTAAATTCAGTTATTAGCGATAATAAAGCCTTGATCAATGCGTTCACCGATGAAATAAATGACGTGGAGAAGTCTTtgaatagaaataaaaagtATGAGTTGTCAGAAATCGAGTTACTCAAATTAAAATTCAACTTTCTACAATCCTTCACTAATTTGAACTACAAATATATGGAGGGTACTAAActcattttcaatttcattggTGTTGAAGTTGCAATGGAATTCAAAGACATATATGACTTATCCAACATAAGCTATTCTGTAGATCagaattcttcttctccattcaataattctttcattacGACCAATATTGCCCCAAAATTGTTTAACGTAATTTCTGGATCTACCATAATTGAAAGCTTCCAAACCTTCAAAAAGCACTGGTCCGTATTAAAATCGATTGACGAAGATATATACGCAATCTCCTGGAAGTTACCAATAGTCTTCATTGAGTCACAAGacaatttaataaatttcaaaatacgCTACTACTGTGGCAAGcataatttcaaagttgAACTCTTcgtatcaattgatttgtCCAACTTGCTTGATTACCCAAACAATTTCCAAATAAGAGGACAACTCATTAAATCTGACACTAAAATATCACAACAAATTATTCTTACTAATTTGTTCAATGATTGTGTTCATACTGCTTTAGTTAACAGAGATAACCAGATACTAATAGATGGATTATAA
- a CDS encoding DEHA2A05808p (similar to uniprot|Q12146 Saccharomyces cerevisiae YOL146w PSF3 Subunit of the GINS complex) has protein sequence MTSNYFDLDDILSDGEKIPCRFNITVPGLGYLEGNPGKSIAKDTKIELPLWLAEILAICELSEDSQQSFIDLSQPDFINYKVINAIKTNAVNIDLHSILTNYYKLSEKWASMFNDVELIEVVMQMLKERSFEINNYASNASKQINNNFIFSLDEFEKKLFKVTSDSNKQMRKWLKD, from the coding sequence ATGACttccaattattttgatttggaTGACATACTATCTGATGGTGAGAAGATCCCATGCCGTTTTAATATTACCGTCCCAGGCTTGGGATATTTAGAGGGGAACCCTGGAAAATCAATTGCTAAAGATACAAAGATCGAATTACCCTTGTGGCTTGCAGAAATCTTAGCCATATGTGAATTACTGGAGGATTCCCAACAAAGTTTTATTGACTTATCACAACCTGATTTCATAAATTACAAAGTAATCAATGCTATCAAGACTAATGCTGTAAATATAGATTTGCATTCAATATTGACTAACTATTATAAATTGAGTGAAAAATGGGCATCAATGTTTAACGACGTGGAATTAATAGAGGTTGTAATGCAGATGTTGAAGGAGAGgtcatttgaaattaataattatgcAAGTAACGCAAGCAAACAGATcaacaataatttcattttctctctagatgaatttgaaaagaaattatttaaagtCACGTCTGACAGTAATAAACAAATGAGAAAATGGTTAAAGGATTAA
- a CDS encoding DEHA2A05830p (similar to uniprot|P89105 Saccharomyces cerevisiae YOL145C CTR9 Component of the Paf1p complex), with the protein MEDPIDVSFYLGKQAAETIGNLDVPLSNGQIVSINLVEELPEDSNELISFLETENCPKKYWISVATAYAQSNKLNESLNVIKTAMGLSQFNNEDKLSFHSYLSWLYLKFVSSGINKGENLVNATEELNHVSSLDSSKGSVSVLLAKAVLYLYKDQIEPALDIFDRLLKIDNNNCFALLGKAQIILNKTKNYANALKLYQQVLILNPLMKPDPRIGIGLCFWFLKDEPMALSSWRRALELDPTNLKAKILLNLANFNINFNNSLGDKDFQLNYEKCLKKLADNYKENSNDAIILLTLASYYFSKEEYSLVEKICNKVIHSISGNSASTKLYNPSKVSRFQSNLLSQAAFWLGRVAFAKSDFMQSQKYFHEAIKLNENNLMAKLGLGQSQINRGSTEEATITYESILKTNPKCLEVNYSLGVLYSNHKSKRKQEQGISMLERYLRLAKNMGGQPSNKNEDDGSEIMNQEPVALNAFLILSKLHESKDMNQSLTYLNKAIESRKQINQDAPLEIYNNIGVFNFIKHNYEAASNIFQTASEKLKTCNDFKNENGDVLMDLRDDLNVTISFNLARSKELSNESESIEIYESLLKDCPNYFSAKLRLLFLDCVSTNKSTKEEIKQEVENLLDLNASDLEIRSFYGWFVKTFGKKVGMKPDADTNHQKDTLVEYDSHDCYALLSLANIYCIMARDIKGSSQDEKKKKYYIRAVELFTKVLSVDPHNVYGAQGLAIVYIENKESNKGLDILRKIRDSLNDISVYLNLGHVLLDLKQYSKAIENYEIALMRFANNDSKILSFLGRAWLSRGLTEKNLSYLNNALSYSEKALQNATGAKSSLRFNMAYIQFQIAEFISKLPVEQRLIDDIKKGIDNLNTAIETLNSLSSDDEKHPPYPKSELKARANLGTNTLLNRLNACLDETVESVTKSEIRLKEAKELREQETAQLLQEQEERIAKERRIEEEMAKERAKLQEQAQQWAEEARMNVIVDEDDDKLFNKESNMEEKKKRSKKSSTKGTKGKKKGKKRNVVSDSEDDAPSPSEDESEPENDSKRKGEEDDNEEDEIKTSKKRKISKLSKETIEDSDDELDDDLFNEEGDEPTGNDDELPNEDAVEEGQKENNEELPNESVEDEAQNEESQTEAQNENQSQDEQ; encoded by the coding sequence ATGGAAGATCCAATAGATGTATCCTTTTATTTAGGAAAACAGGCGGCTGAAACGATTGGAAATTTAGATGTCCCCTTAAGTAATGGACAAATTGTTAGTATTAATttagttgaagaattaccTGAAGATAGTAATGAATTAATCAGTTTCTTGGAAACAGAAAACTGTCCTAAGAAATATTGGATTTCAGTGGCTACAGCTTACGCTCAACTGAATAAGTTGAATGAAAGTTTGAATGTTATCAAAACCGCTATGGGATTGTCGCAGTTTAacaatgaagataaattgtCGTTCCATTCATACTTGAGTTGgttatatttgaaatttgtcTCCAGCGGAATAAATAAGGGAGAGAATTTGGTTAATGCAACCGAAGAACTTAATCACGTCTCAAGCTTAGATAGCTCCAAAGGTAGTGTTTCGGTCTTATTGGCTAAAGCAGTGCTATACTTGTATAAAGATCAAATTGAGCCAGCTTTGGACATATTCGATagattattgaaaattgacAATAATAACTGTTTTGCTTTATTAGGAAAGGCTCAGattatcttgaataaaacaaagaattatGCTAATgcattaaaattatatcaacaagttttaattttaaatccCTTAATGAAGCCAGACCCAAGAATCGGAATTGGTTTATGCTTTTGGTTTCTCAAAGATGAACCAATGGCGTTGAGTTCATGGAGAAGGGCATTGGAACTTGACCCAACTAACTTGAAGgctaaaattttattaaatttggCTAACTTCAAcattaacttcaataaCTCATTGGGTGATAAAGATTTCCAATTAAATTATGAAAAGTGCTTGAAAAAATTAGCAGATAATTATAAAGAGAACTCTAATGATGCAATCATTTTATTAACTTTAGCATCGTActatttttcaaaagaagagTATTCTTTAGTCGAAAAGATTTGCAATAAAGTTATTCACTCGATTTCTGGTAATTCAGCATCGACAAAGTTATATAACCCTTCTAAAGTTTCGAGATTTCAgtctaatttattatcgCAGGCTGCGTTTTGGTTGGGAAGAGTTGCTTTCGCAAAATCTGATTTCATGCAATCGCAAAAATACTTTCACGAGGCTATTAAgttaaatgaaaataactTGATGGCTAAACTAGGTTTGGGCCAATCACAAATCAACCGTGGCTCTACAGAAGAAGCCACTATTACTTATGAATCTATCTTAAAGACTAATCCAAAATGTTTAGAAGTAAATTATTCCTTAGGTGTTTTATACTCAAATCATAAAAGCAAGAGAAAACAGGAACAGGGAATCTCTATGTTAGAAAGATACTTACGATTAGCCAAGAATATGGGAGGACAACCTAGTAAcaagaatgaagatgatggtCTGGAAATAATGAACCAAGAACCTGTTGCGTTAAACGCgtttttgatattaagTAAGCTACACGAGTCTAAAGATATGAATCAATCATTGACCTATCTAAACAAGGCTATTGAATCCAGAAAACAAATTAACCAAGATGCACCATTGGAGatctataataatattggtgtttttaatttcattaagcATAATTATGAAGCCGCATCGAATATTTTCCAAACAGcttctgaaaaattaaagacttgcaatgatttcaaaaatgaaaatggcGATGTATTGATGGATTTGCGTGATGATTTAAACGTCACGATATCTTTCAACCTTGCTAGATCAAAGGAATTATCGAATGAATCAGAATCCATTGAGATTTACGAATCCTTACTCAAAGACTGTCCAAATTATTTCTCTGCAAAATTgagattattatttttagaTTGTGTCTCGACTAACAAATCtaccaaagaagaaattaaacAAGAAGTGGAAAACTTATTGGATTTAAATGCATCGGACTTGGAGATTCGTTCATTTTATGGTTGGTTTGTAAAGACCTTTGGTAAGAAGGTCGGTATGAAACCAGATGCAGATACCAATCACCAGAAGGATACATTGGTTGAATATGACTCTCATGATTGTTATGCATTATTGTCGTTGGCCAATATTTACTGCATTATGGCGAGAGATATAAAAGGACTGAGTCaagatgaaaagaaaaagaaatactACATCAGAGCGGTAGAATTATTCACTAAGGTATTGTCGGTTGATCCCCACAATGTTTATGGTGCTCAAGGTTTAGCTATCGTATacattgaaaataaagaatctAATAAGGGTTTAGACATTTTGAGAAAAATTAGAGATTCATTAAATGATATATCAGTTTACCTCAATTTGGGTCATGTTTTATTGGATTTGAAGCAATATTCCAAGGCCATTGAAAACTATGAGATTGCATTAATGAGATTCGCAAATAATGACTCTAAAATTTTATCCTTTTTGGGTCGTGCTTGGCTTTCAAGAGGTTTAACTGAAAAGAATTTaagttatttgaataacGCATTATCCTACTCTGAAAAGGCATTACAAAATGCTACTGGGGCGAAATCTTCATTAAGATTCAATATGGCTTATatccaattccaaattgCTGAATTTATTAGTAAGCTTCCTGTGGAACAAAGActtattgatgatattaagaagggtattgataatttgaacaCAGCTATTGAGACcttgaattctttatcctcagatgatgaaaaacaTCCGCCATATCCAAAATCAGAATTAAAGGCTCGTGCTAATTTAGGTACTAATACATTATTGAATAGATTAAACGCATGTCTTGATGAAACCGTTGAAAGTGTTACGAAATCTGAAATTAGATTGAAGGAAGCTAAGGAATTAAGAGAACAAGAGACTGCTCAGTTAttacaagaacaagaagaaagaattgcAAAGGAAAGAcgaattgaagaagaaatggCCAAGGAACGAGCGAAGTTACAAGAACAAGCACAACAATGGGCAGAAGAAGCTAGAATGAATGTAATTGTTGATGAGGATGACGAcaaattgtttaataagGAGTCGAATAtggaagagaagaagaagagaagtAAAAAGTCATCTACTAAGGGTACGAAAGGTAAGAAGAAAGGAAAGAAGAGAAATGTTGTTAGTGACAGTGAAGATGATGCGCCATCACCATCCGAAGATGAGTCTGAACCTGAGAATGATTCAAAGAGAAAgggtgaagaagatgacaatgaagaagatgaaatcaaGACATCtaaaaagagaaagattTCTAAATTGTCTAAAGAAACTATAGAAGATAGTGATGACGAATTAGACgatgatttattcaatgaagaagGTGATGAGCCAACAggaaatgatgatgaattacCTAACGAGGATGCCGTGGAGGAAGGacagaaagaaaataatgaagaattaccTAATGAAAGTGTTGAGGATGAAGCACAGAATGAAGAATCCCAGACTGAAGCTCAAAATGAAAATCAATCTCAAGATGAACAATGA
- a CDS encoding DEHA2A05874p (similar to uniprot|Q12462 Saccharomyces cerevisiae YOL147c PMP27 peroxisomal membrane protein - peroxin) — translation MVADTILYHPTFGKLTRFLDSTPKREKCFRLVVYLSRFLSYYLQRQGFSPDVVNIFKDLKHHITIIRKGMRFLKPLNHLQAAAQTFDNKLMDPVLQKTTVIKNLGYVGYLSLDSITWLKLMNILSAKRFPTISTWSSRFWLIALIAGVINSLRTLKISNAKLEEKESEEINQKIYAAKRKLVWDFLDMFTCLNSLNYLHFTEGDVGLAGTITSIMGLHDLWKSSK, via the coding sequence atggtCGCTGATAcaattctttatcatcCAACATTCGGTAAATTAACCAGATTCCTTGATTCTACTCCCAAGAGAGAAAAATGTTTTAGATTAGTGGTATATTTGTCGAGATTTTTGTCGTACTACTTACAAAGACAAGGATTTTCACCAGATGTGGTTAACATATTTAAAGACTTGAAGCATCACATCACAATTATCAGGAAAGGTATGAGATTCTTGAAGCCTTTGAACCATCTTCAAGCTGCAGCCCAAACTTTCGATAATAAGTTAATGGATCCAGTTTTGCAAAAGACCACGGTTATTAAAAACTTGGGTTACGTTGGATACCTTTCGTTGGATTCGATTACGTGgttgaagttgatgaaCATCCTTTCAGCCAAGAGATTCCCAACAATTTCCACCTGGTCGTCGAGATTCTGGTTGATTGCCTTGATTGCGGGTGTTATCAACTCATTGAGAACTTTGAAGATCAGCAACGCCAAGttggaagaaaaagaaagcGAAGAGATCAACCAGAAGATCTACGCTGCCAAGAGAAAATTGGTCTGGGACTTCTTGGATATGTTCACCTGTTTGAACAGTTTGAACTACTTGCACTTCACCGAAGGAGATGTTGGTTTAGCTGGTACTATTACTTCGATTATGGGTTTACATGACTTGTGGAAgtcttcaaaataa
- a CDS encoding DEHA2A05896p (no similarity) codes for MSSIDSRIHETWSRLKASHNQVQQISVEAPSLEKIIADQPNSDELEKELKDLVMKWYWNGYYQGFDDNETKPK; via the coding sequence ATGTCATCTATAGACAGCAGAATACACGAGACTTGGTCCAGATTGAAAGCTTCACACAACCAAGTACAACAGATAAGCGTAGAAGCACCAAGTCTAGAGAAAATAATTGCAGATCAACCGAACAGTGATGAGTTagagaaagaattgaaggatttaGTGATGAAATGGTACTGGAATGGGTATTACCAAGgatttgatgataatgaaacGAAGCCCAAGTAG